Proteins encoded within one genomic window of Triticum aestivum cultivar Chinese Spring chromosome 2D, IWGSC CS RefSeq v2.1, whole genome shotgun sequence:
- the LOC123055395 gene encoding protein NRT1/ PTR FAMILY 5.10, whose protein sequence is MADAEAPFLQPAEGDEAAPLAGVSDFRGRPVRRAGSGGWRSALFVCVVEIAGSFAYFGVSANLITYLTGPLGHSNAAAAAAVNAWSGTACLMPLLGAFVADSWLGRYRSIILACTLYVLGYGMMTLVTTLQTQRSSPAGDIHSSSRPSSLQVALFYASLYLIPLAQGADKPCGLAFAADQFDADHPKERASRSSLFNWWYFSMAIGISVAVAVVSYIQENVGWGIGFGMLCAIMLCAFAVFLSGTPTYRLYAPTPGAESPFARLGRSLVGLGRSSSFFHTKGYQDEDVAAKSEEARGVLRLLPIWAACLAYGVAYAQIMTLFNKQGRTLDRRVFGGLELPPAALQTLGPASILLFVPIYDRLLVPALGRATGKPSGLTLLQRVGVGMVVSMSAVIVAALVEGRRLETAREHGLVDDAGATVPMSWAWLVPQYAMMGVADVLTVVGLQEFFYDQMPRELRSLGLALYFSVMGIGGFISSALISFIDRVTRCGGGDGWFADNLNRAHLDYFYWLLAALSAAELVLFVWLASSYTYNNNHKRLQQ, encoded by the exons ATGGCGGACGCCGAGGCCCCCTTCCTGCAGCCCGCTGAAGGCGACGAGGCGGCGCCGCTGGCCGGCGTCTCCGACTTCCGCGGCCGCCCCGTGCGCCGCGCCGGGTCCGGCGGCTGGCGCTCCGCCCTCTTCGTCTGCG TGGTGGAGATCGCGGGCAGCTTCGCCTACTTCGGCGTGTCGGCGAACCTCATCACGTACCTGACGGGGCCGCTGGGCCACTCcaacgccgccgcggccgccgccgtcaACGCCTGGTCGGGGACGGCCTGCCTGATGCCGCTGCTGGGCGCCTTCGTCGCCGACTCCTGGCTCGGCCGCTACCGCTCCATCATCCTCGCCTGCACCCTCTACGTCCTG GGATATGGCATGATGACTCTAGTGACCACGCTCCAGACGCAGCGGTCATCGCCGGCCGGCGACATTCATTCCTCTTCCCGCCCTTCGTCGCTGCAGGTGGCCCTCTTCTACGCCTCGCTCTACCTCATTCCTCTCGCACAGGGAGCCGACAAGCCATGCGGCCTAGCCTTCGCCGCTGACCAGTTCGATGCCGACCACCCCAAGGAGCGCGCCTCTCGCAGCTCCCTCTTCAACTGGTGGTACTTCTCGATGGCCATCGGCATCTCCGTCGCCGTCGCTGTCGTCAGCTACATCCAGGAGAATGTCGGCTGGGGGATCGGCTTCGGCATGCTCTGTGCCATTATGTTATGCGCCTTCGCCGTCTTCCTCTCCGGCACCCCCACCTACCGCCTCTATGCGCCCACCCCGGGCGCCGAGAGCCCTTTCGCCCGCCTTGGTCGCAGCCTCGTGGGGCTCGGAAGGAGCTCGAGCTTCTTCCATACAAAAGGATACCAAGATGAAGACGTCGCGGCCAAGTCGGAGGAGGCGCGTGGCGTGCTGCGGCTGCTGCCGATCTGGGCGGCATGCCTAGCGTATGGCGTGGCGTACGCGCAGATCATGACTCTCTTCAACAAGCAAGGACGCACCCTGGACCGACGTGTCTTCGGCGGCCTGGAGCTGCCCCCGGCGGCGCTTCAGACGCTGGGGCCAGCGAGCATCCTGTTGTTCGTCCCCATCTACGACCGCCTGCTGGTGCCGGCGCTGGGGCGCGCGACGGGCAAGCCATCAGGGCTGACTCTGCTCCAGCGCGTGGGCGTGGGCATGGTGGTGTCGATGAGCGCGGTGATCGTGGCAGCACTTGTGGAGGGCCGACGGCTGGAGACTGCGAGGGAGCACGGTCTGGTGGATGACGCCGGCGCGACGGTGCCGATGAGCTGGGCATGGCTGGTGCCGCAGTACGCGATGATGGGCGTGGCGGACGTGCTGACGGTGGTGGGCCTGCAGGAGTTCTTCTACGACCAGATGCCCCGCGAGCTGCGCAGCCTCGGCCTGGCGCTCTACTTCAGCGTCATGGGCATCGGCGGCTTCATCAGCAGCgccctcatctccttcatcgaCCGTGTCACCAGATGCGGCGGTGGCGACGGTTGGTTCGCTGACAACCTCAACCGCGCCCACCTCGACTATTTCTACTGGCTGCTCGCCGCGCTCTCGGCCGCTGAGCTCGTGCTCTTCGTCTGGCTCGCCAGCTCCTACACctacaacaacaaccacaagaggCTTCAGCAATGA